One Nitrospirota bacterium DNA window includes the following coding sequences:
- the cobD gene encoding threonine-phosphate decarboxylase CobD, translating into MQEPHGGNIHRAARELGLPEQRILDFSASINPLGVPRTAAAEIRKGIRSLPHYPDPDARRLTSRIARQYGIDAGSIICGNGSTELIYLVARALKPESVVIPAPTFQEYERAVLLQFRSKKITLKHPLLKPSNSFDVNAEQLIHAMQGCSMVFLCNPNNPTGRLIKKSTLLGIADAARELGCYLVVDEAFIDFTPKESVIKEVARNPFLIVLRSLTKFYALSGLRLGFAAAPPPVAELLRRHKEPWTVNSLAQRAGSAALDDKHYRKESLAFIKEEKTFMEREFRRLGIDYVPSAANYYLLRLDAAQDIIAGLRSKGILVRNCVNFTGLDETYMRVAVKTSRDNRRLIKELERLCRVS; encoded by the coding sequence ATGCAGGAACCGCATGGCGGCAATATCCATAGAGCCGCCCGGGAGCTCGGGCTTCCGGAGCAGAGGATCCTCGACTTCAGCGCATCGATAAACCCGCTCGGGGTCCCCCGGACCGCAGCCGCGGAGATCAGGAAAGGCATACGCAGCCTCCCGCACTACCCCGACCCCGATGCGCGCCGCCTCACTTCCCGGATCGCCCGGCAGTACGGGATCGATGCCGGCTCCATCATCTGCGGCAACGGCAGCACGGAGCTGATCTATCTCGTCGCCAGGGCGCTGAAGCCCGAGAGCGTGGTCATACCTGCGCCCACGTTCCAGGAGTATGAGCGGGCGGTGCTCCTCCAGTTCCGGTCGAAAAAGATCACCCTCAAACATCCCCTGTTGAAACCGTCGAACAGCTTTGACGTAAATGCCGAACAGCTCATCCACGCCATGCAGGGCTGCAGCATGGTCTTCCTCTGCAATCCCAATAATCCGACGGGCAGGCTTATAAAAAAGAGTACGCTCCTCGGCATCGCCGATGCAGCCCGTGAGCTCGGCTGCTATCTCGTCGTGGATGAGGCCTTCATCGACTTCACGCCGAAGGAATCGGTCATCAAAGAGGTTGCAAGAAATCCCTTCCTGATCGTGCTGCGGTCGCTGACGAAGTTTTATGCCCTCTCGGGGCTGCGGCTCGGTTTTGCCGCGGCGCCGCCTCCTGTTGCCGAGCTCCTCAGGCGCCATAAGGAGCCCTGGACCGTCAACAGCCTTGCGCAGAGGGCCGGGAGCGCGGCCCTCGATGACAAGCACTACCGAAAGGAGTCGCTGGCGTTCATCAAAGAGGAAAAGACGTTCATGGAGAGGGAGTTCAGGCGCCTCGGCATCGATTATGTTCCCTCGGCTGCCAACTATTATCTGCTGCGGCTCGATGCTGCGCAGGATATCATCGCCGGCCTGCGCAGCAAGGGGATTCTCGTGCGGAATTGTGTCAATTTTACCGGTCTCGATGAGACCTATATGAGGGTTGCGGTAAAGACCAGCAGGGATAACCGGCGGCTGATCAAGGAATTGGAGCGTTTATGCAGGGTTTCGTAA
- a CDS encoding adenosylcobinamide-GDP ribazoletransferase: MRQLLLAFQFLTIIPTRVRGDVSEREVAQSAAFFPAVGALQGSVLYGAASLLLMLFSPDITSGLIILLLIISNGGFHLDGLADTFDALSVKSKGDEALDRERRLAVMKDSATGAIGVVAIVITIVVKLLFIRHLLVAAPIFTAYSAVFLMPVFSKWVMVPAMYHGTSARREGLGQVFIDGVALNTVITASLLVGLLFIIVAELHLLRMYGAESITLFLVLFISLYLFCLAAIRFCSRRFGGLTGDTLGALSEIAEILFLAVFTLWLRRFI; encoded by the coding sequence ATGCGGCAATTACTTTTAGCGTTCCAGTTCCTCACGATCATTCCCACGCGGGTGCGGGGGGATGTCTCCGAGCGGGAGGTCGCCCAGTCGGCGGCCTTTTTCCCGGCGGTCGGGGCATTGCAGGGGAGCGTCCTCTATGGCGCGGCATCGCTTCTGCTCATGCTCTTTTCTCCTGATATCACCAGCGGCCTCATCATCCTGCTCCTCATCATAAGCAACGGGGGCTTCCATCTCGACGGGCTTGCCGATACGTTCGATGCCCTTTCAGTGAAATCGAAAGGGGATGAGGCGCTCGACCGGGAGCGGCGGCTCGCGGTGATGAAAGACAGCGCCACCGGCGCGATCGGGGTGGTGGCGATCGTCATCACCATCGTAGTGAAGCTTCTCTTCATCCGGCATCTCCTGGTTGCCGCGCCGATCTTTACCGCGTATTCGGCGGTTTTCCTTATGCCCGTCTTCTCGAAATGGGTGATGGTGCCCGCCATGTACCACGGCACCTCCGCGCGGCGCGAGGGGCTCGGCCAGGTCTTCATCGACGGCGTTGCCCTCAACACGGTCATCACCGCCTCGCTCCTCGTCGGGCTCCTCTTCATCATCGTTGCGGAGCTTCACCTGCTCAGGATGTACGGCGCCGAGAGCATAACGCTCTTCCTCGTCCTCTTCATCAGCCTCTACCTCTTCTGCCTTGCAGCGATCAGGTTCTGCAGCCGGAGGTTCGGCGGGCTTACGGGAGACACCCTCGGTGCTCTCAGCGAAATTGCGGAGATCTTATTCCTGGCGGTCTTTACCCTATGGTTACGACGCTTTATCTGA
- the cbiB gene encoding adenosylcobinamide-phosphate synthase CbiB gives MILPLELLCAFLLDLLVGDPRWLPHPVRIIGRAISSLEKVIRSFCKSAAGERLGGVLLVLAVTLSSFAVAALIVAGARQLPGALGGLVGSAVLVYLASTTLALRGLVDAARAVIEAVREQSIDEARRSLGMIVGRDTGNLAEKDILKATMETLAENLSDGIIAPLFYLTLGGLPLAITYKAINTLDSMVGYKNDTYRFFGWAAARLDDAANYIPARLTGGLLIAAVFIVALLKRGNASAASARAALLTMLRDGRNHTSPNSGIPEAAMAGALGIRMGGPSTYGGILIEKPYIGSERTDDYLAASERAITLVRAAALLGIGISLIIIAAGGGR, from the coding sequence ATGATACTGCCGCTCGAGCTGCTCTGCGCCTTCCTGCTCGATCTCCTCGTCGGCGATCCGCGCTGGCTGCCGCACCCGGTGCGCATCATCGGCCGGGCCATAAGCAGCCTGGAGAAGGTCATCAGGAGCTTCTGCAAGAGCGCTGCGGGAGAGCGGCTCGGCGGAGTCCTCCTGGTGCTCGCCGTCACTCTCTCTTCCTTTGCGGTCGCCGCCCTTATAGTGGCCGGAGCGCGACAGCTGCCGGGCGCGCTCGGCGGTCTCGTCGGTTCGGCGGTACTCGTCTATCTCGCCTCGACCACCCTTGCGCTGCGGGGACTGGTCGACGCGGCGCGTGCGGTCATCGAAGCGGTGCGGGAGCAGAGCATCGACGAGGCGCGGCGCTCGCTCGGGATGATCGTCGGCCGCGATACCGGGAACCTTGCGGAAAAGGATATTCTGAAGGCTACCATGGAGACCCTCGCCGAGAACCTCTCCGACGGCATCATCGCCCCGCTCTTCTACCTGACGCTCGGCGGTCTGCCGCTCGCCATAACCTACAAGGCGATCAACACGCTCGACTCGATGGTCGGCTACAAGAACGATACGTACCGTTTCTTCGGCTGGGCAGCGGCCCGACTCGACGATGCGGCGAACTATATCCCGGCGCGGCTTACGGGGGGGCTGCTCATTGCCGCTGTTTTCATTGTCGCCCTTCTGAAACGGGGCAACGCCTCTGCCGCATCGGCCCGTGCCGCCCTTCTCACGATGCTGCGCGACGGCAGGAACCATACGAGCCCCAACAGCGGCATTCCCGAAGCGGCGATGGCCGGGGCGCTCGGCATCAGGATGGGAGGTCCCTCGACCTACGGTGGTATACTAATCGAAAAGCCCTATATCGGAAGCGAGAGGACCGATGACTACCTGGCCGCCTCCGAGCGTGCTATTACCCTGGTGAGGGCCGCGGCGCTCCTCGGCATCGGGATATCCCTCATCATCATTGCCGCAGGGGGAGGGAGATAA
- a CDS encoding energy-coupling factor ABC transporter permease yields MHIAEGILPLGWAALWSAVALPFVAFGLYRLRQRSAGDLSFKPLVGLMAAAIFIISCMPVPVPTAGTCSHPAGTAISGILVGPVISALVAAVALLIQALFMAHGGLSTWGANIVSMGVVGSFAGYMTYKGLRALRMNLTLSAFMAGVVADWATYCMTSVQLASGVRGKSPFLSLFGKILVAFVPTQLPLGILEGAMTAGMVGLLYKKRPDLLVKMRVLKPEEVAL; encoded by the coding sequence ATGCATATCGCGGAAGGGATACTGCCCCTTGGGTGGGCGGCGCTCTGGTCGGCTGTCGCCCTGCCCTTTGTGGCTTTCGGATTGTACCGGCTGAGGCAGCGGTCTGCCGGCGATCTCTCCTTCAAACCCCTCGTGGGGCTGATGGCTGCGGCGATCTTCATCATCTCCTGCATGCCCGTACCGGTGCCGACAGCAGGGACCTGCTCGCACCCGGCCGGGACCGCCATATCGGGAATACTCGTCGGCCCTGTCATCAGCGCCCTTGTTGCAGCGGTTGCGCTCCTCATTCAGGCCCTCTTCATGGCGCACGGCGGGCTGAGCACCTGGGGGGCCAATATCGTATCGATGGGTGTCGTGGGCTCTTTTGCGGGATACATGACGTACAAGGGGCTGCGCGCCCTGAGGATGAATCTGACGCTCTCTGCGTTCATGGCGGGGGTGGTCGCCGACTGGGCTACGTACTGCATGACCTCGGTCCAGCTCGCGTCGGGCGTACGGGGTAAGTCGCCCTTCCTGTCCCTCTTCGGGAAGATCCTCGTCGCCTTTGTTCCCACGCAGCTCCCCCTCGGCATTCTCGAAGGGGCGATGACTGCGGGCATGGTAGGACTGCTCTACAAGAAAAGACCCGATCTTCTCGTTAAAATGAGGGTGCTGAAGCCGGAGGAGGTGGCGCTATGA
- a CDS encoding histidine phosphatase family protein has protein sequence MVTTLYLIRHGETEGGDVKRYKGSIDVPLSERGGEQARRNAAFLFDHPRSARLSQRLSYLRDIHTAPVDAGSGGDREDKGPFVAAVYCSPLSRALTSAEIIASPHGLKPTVRQELRERSFGVWEGLSFIEIKERYPAEFEAWATDPLRYSPINGESTLEVRDRVIPALDAAIAAHPGESIVVVAHGGVNRIILCHLLGIPLENIFRIEQSLGSINVVEFWEKYPVAKLINYVVEPGRGDSRNG, from the coding sequence ATGGTTACGACGCTTTATCTGATCAGGCACGGCGAAACCGAAGGCGGAGACGTCAAGCGCTACAAGGGGAGCATCGATGTCCCCCTCTCGGAGCGGGGGGGCGAGCAGGCGCGCAGGAACGCTGCATTCCTCTTCGACCATCCGCGGTCAGCGCGCCTCTCCCAGCGGCTGAGCTATCTGCGGGACATCCATACGGCGCCGGTCGATGCCGGGTCAGGTGGAGACCGGGAGGATAAGGGGCCGTTCGTTGCCGCAGTGTACTGTTCGCCGCTGAGCAGGGCGCTCACGAGCGCCGAGATCATCGCCTCTCCTCACGGGTTGAAGCCGACCGTCCGGCAGGAGCTGCGGGAGCGGAGCTTCGGCGTATGGGAAGGCCTCTCCTTCATCGAGATAAAAGAGCGCTATCCTGCAGAATTCGAGGCATGGGCTACGGACCCGCTCCGCTACAGTCCGATAAACGGAGAGAGCACGCTCGAGGTGAGGGACAGGGTGATCCCGGCCCTCGATGCCGCGATTGCCGCGCATCCGGGAGAGAGCATCGTCGTCGTGGCCCACGGAGGGGTGAACAGGATCATCCTCTGCCACCTGCTCGGCATACCGCTCGAGAATATCTTCAGGATCGAGCAGAGCCTCGGCAGCATCAATGTCGTCGAGTTCTGGGAAAAGTATCCGGTCGCAAAATTGATCAACTACGTCGTCGAGCCTGGCAGGGGTGATTCGAGGAATGGCTAG
- a CDS encoding TIGR04283 family arsenosugar biosynthesis glycosyltransferase, which produces MMGRPCTISVIIPVLHEAAVINETVMHLHRLEPAAAVEVIVVDGSPDGTTLQAVSDPSVVQVVSEKGRALQMNAGAARASGEVLLFLHADTLLPPDALARIVEVADEGRSVAGAFDLGIRSDRFIFRIIERLASLRSRLTRIPFGDQGLFIRREYFERTGGFEPLPLMEDVELMQRIKRRGDPVTIIPERVSTSPRRWEKEGVIYCTLRNWTLQLLYRLGIPPEKLVEFYK; this is translated from the coding sequence ATGATGGGTCGCCCCTGCACGATCTCGGTAATCATTCCGGTGCTCCATGAAGCCGCTGTCATTAATGAAACGGTAATGCATCTCCATCGTCTCGAGCCGGCGGCTGCAGTCGAAGTCATCGTGGTCGACGGCAGCCCTGACGGAACGACGCTCCAGGCCGTCAGCGATCCCTCTGTTGTACAAGTTGTTTCGGAAAAGGGGCGGGCGCTCCAGATGAACGCCGGCGCAGCGCGCGCTTCGGGGGAGGTGCTGCTCTTCCTTCATGCCGATACCCTTCTGCCGCCCGATGCGCTCGCCCGGATTGTGGAAGTCGCGGACGAGGGCCGGTCCGTTGCCGGCGCCTTCGACCTGGGCATTCGGTCGGACCGCTTCATCTTCAGGATCATCGAGCGGCTCGCCTCGCTCCGCTCCCGGCTGACCAGGATCCCCTTCGGCGACCAGGGGCTCTTCATACGCAGGGAGTACTTCGAGCGTACCGGGGGATTCGAGCCGCTGCCGCTCATGGAGGATGTCGAGCTCATGCAGCGTATCAAGCGGCGGGGAGATCCCGTTACCATCATCCCTGAAAGGGTTTCGACCTCTCCGCGGCGCTGGGAAAAGGAGGGCGTCATCTACTGCACCCTGAGGAACTGGACCCTGCAGCTCCTCTATCGCCTGGGAATTCCGCCCGAAAAGCTGGTAGAATTCTATAAATGA
- a CDS encoding cobyric acid synthase, protein MARSLMIQGTGSGAGKSLIAAAFCRIFRDRGIAVAPFKAQNMALNSYITADGGEIGRAQALQAEAARVPATVDMNPILLKASGEIGSQVIIRGKVLATMKAQEYYAFKKEAWKSVTSSFDTLSRDNDLIVIEGAGSPAEINLMNVDVVNMAVARYAKAPVLLVGDIDKGGVFASLFGTVKLLGKESRYIRALLINKFRGDLEILRPGLDMIRAKTGKPVIGVLPYIHNIGLPEEDGLALQRQGADQGRRHADIKVVIVRLRYISNFTDFDPLLYEPDVEMVYSSSPADIENADLVIIPGSKNTVKDLLLLRERGLDRSIRRAAAKGVQVMGMCGGYQMLGRTIADPHGIESPHATVDGLGLLDIETVFERTKTTCRSEAEIADSSWSAARGDAYSSVPLQGYEIHMGESRGDIGLFRIRRSSGSAPVLDGSRKESCWGTYLHGIFDNDSFRRDILDCIRVRKGLGPLGAVYSFSEVKDKALDALAGVVREHVDMDFVNKVAGL, encoded by the coding sequence ATGGCTAGATCGCTGATGATACAGGGGACCGGGTCGGGTGCGGGCAAGAGCCTCATCGCCGCCGCCTTCTGCAGGATCTTCAGGGACAGGGGTATTGCGGTAGCCCCGTTCAAGGCGCAGAACATGGCGCTCAACTCCTATATCACGGCTGACGGCGGCGAGATAGGCAGGGCGCAGGCGCTCCAGGCCGAGGCAGCCCGGGTCCCGGCAACGGTGGACATGAATCCCATACTGCTCAAGGCATCGGGAGAGATCGGGTCGCAGGTGATCATCAGAGGGAAGGTACTCGCCACCATGAAGGCGCAGGAGTATTACGCCTTCAAGAAGGAGGCGTGGAAGTCGGTCACCTCCTCTTTCGATACGCTCTCCCGGGACAATGACCTTATTGTCATCGAGGGAGCGGGAAGCCCTGCCGAGATCAATCTCATGAATGTCGATGTGGTGAACATGGCGGTCGCACGATACGCCAAAGCCCCGGTGCTCCTCGTCGGCGATATCGACAAGGGAGGCGTCTTCGCATCCCTCTTCGGCACGGTGAAGCTCCTCGGAAAGGAGAGCAGATACATCAGGGCGCTCCTCATCAACAAGTTCCGCGGCGATCTCGAGATACTCAGGCCGGGTCTCGATATGATCCGCGCCAAGACGGGCAAGCCGGTCATCGGCGTGCTGCCGTATATCCACAACATCGGGCTGCCCGAAGAGGACGGCCTCGCGCTCCAGAGACAGGGGGCGGACCAGGGGAGACGGCACGCAGATATAAAAGTCGTTATCGTGAGGCTCCGCTATATTTCGAACTTTACGGACTTCGACCCCCTCCTCTACGAGCCCGATGTCGAGATGGTGTACTCGAGCAGCCCGGCGGATATAGAAAATGCCGACCTGGTGATCATCCCGGGGTCGAAGAATACGGTGAAGGACCTCCTGCTCCTCCGTGAGCGCGGGCTCGACCGGAGCATACGGCGGGCCGCTGCAAAGGGTGTACAGGTGATGGGCATGTGCGGGGGATACCAGATGCTGGGGAGGACGATTGCGGACCCCCACGGTATCGAGAGCCCGCATGCAACGGTCGACGGGCTGGGCCTTCTCGACATAGAGACCGTCTTCGAAAGGACCAAGACCACCTGCCGGAGCGAGGCCGAGATCGCCGACAGCTCATGGTCCGCCGCCCGGGGAGATGCGTACAGCAGTGTGCCGCTGCAGGGATACGAGATCCATATGGGCGAGAGCCGGGGGGATATAGGCCTGTTCAGGATTCGCCGGTCTTCGGGTTCGGCCCCGGTGCTCGATGGCTCCCGGAAGGAGTCCTGCTGGGGAACGTACCTCCACGGCATCTTCGACAACGACAGCTTCAGGAGGGATATTCTCGACTGCATACGGGTCCGGAAAGGCCTGGGGCCGCTCGGCGCCGTCTATAGTTTCTCGGAAGTGAAGGACAAGGCGCTCGATGCGCTCGCCGGCGTCGTAAGGGAGCACGTGGACATGGATTTCGTGAACAAGGTGGCAGGCCTATGA
- the cobT gene encoding nicotinate-nucleotide--dimethylbenzimidazole phosphoribosyltransferase, which produces MDVLTRTLQTIKPVNEEWSGIAQKHLDNLTKPLGSLGRLEEFAGRLVAITENKNPLLDKKVVFTFAGDHGVTEEGVSAFPKAVTRQMVLNFIRGGAGINVLARHAGAEVVVVDIGVDHDFEEVKGLLSMKVVKGTKNFAKGPAMTREEAVRCIEVGITVAEGYVKKGYKIFGTGEMGIGNTTPSSAIAAVLTASPVVEVTGKGTGISDESLRRKIQVIEKGISVNRPDPNDPLDVLAKVGGAEIGGIAGLILGAAASRIPVVIDGFISTAGALVAYCIESKTKDYMFAAHQSIERGHTAMLNKMGLRPILDLDLRLGEGTGAALAMLLIEGGLKIYKEMATFGEAGVSNESQN; this is translated from the coding sequence ATGGACGTGCTCACCAGGACGCTTCAAACTATCAAGCCTGTAAACGAGGAGTGGTCGGGCATCGCCCAGAAGCATCTCGACAACCTCACCAAGCCGCTCGGCAGCTTGGGAAGACTCGAAGAGTTCGCCGGAAGACTGGTGGCGATAACGGAGAACAAGAACCCCCTGCTCGATAAAAAGGTCGTCTTCACCTTTGCCGGAGACCACGGCGTCACCGAAGAGGGAGTATCGGCCTTCCCCAAGGCGGTGACCCGGCAGATGGTCCTGAATTTCATCAGGGGCGGCGCCGGCATCAATGTGCTCGCCCGCCACGCGGGTGCAGAGGTCGTCGTTGTCGATATCGGGGTTGACCACGACTTCGAGGAGGTCAAGGGGCTCCTCTCGATGAAGGTCGTGAAGGGGACAAAAAACTTTGCCAAGGGCCCTGCCATGACGAGAGAGGAGGCGGTCCGATGCATCGAAGTCGGCATCACCGTTGCCGAAGGCTATGTCAAGAAAGGGTATAAGATCTTCGGCACCGGCGAGATGGGGATCGGCAACACCACCCCTTCGAGCGCCATCGCGGCAGTGCTGACTGCCTCGCCGGTTGTCGAGGTGACCGGCAAAGGCACCGGCATCAGCGACGAATCCCTCAGGAGGAAGATTCAGGTGATCGAGAAAGGGATCAGCGTGAACCGGCCCGACCCGAACGACCCGCTCGATGTGCTCGCAAAGGTCGGAGGAGCCGAGATCGGGGGGATCGCCGGTCTGATACTGGGCGCTGCGGCAAGCAGGATACCGGTCGTGATCGACGGCTTCATTTCGACTGCGGGGGCGCTCGTCGCTTACTGCATCGAATCGAAGACGAAGGACTATATGTTCGCCGCCCACCAGTCGATCGAGAGAGGGCATACGGCGATGCTCAACAAAATGGGCCTGCGGCCCATCCTCGACCTCGATCTCCGGCTGGGGGAAGGCACCGGCGCAGCGCTCGCGATGCTCCTCATAGAGGGCGGACTGAAGATCTACAAGGAGATGGCCACCTTCGGAGAGGCCGGGGTGTCGAATGAGTCACAAAACTGA
- a CDS encoding cobyrinate a,c-diamide synthase, protein MQGFVIAGTHSGCGKTTVTLGILAALRRRGCSVQSFKAGPDFIDAGLHRLITGRASRNLDLWMCGEESVIDCFDRHTGDADIAVVEGVMGLYDGEQSTAALARVLRLPVVLVVDAYGMAESAGAIVQGFARYGADASSGLIAGVLFNRVASESHYARLKESVRDVPVLGCLPRSLDFEIPHRHLGLATAEEHPIARENIGKLADTVLRYIDMDALVARADLSMRGSGVTPPCLPLPKGRSEEGLPSTIKIAVAYDKAFCFYYEDNLDLLRAAGAEIVPFSPLADSALPDAADALYIGGGYPELYAAELARNGSLRAALAEWSGSGRPLYAECGGLMYLSRGIHAFDGSFFPMVGTLPFETVMKKGRAHLGYRKVVLDKDCILGKKGEECRGHEFHYSEIKKSAEASSDLVSSAYSVQDRSGHAIGAEGYSVKNTLASYIHIHFGSNPGIPERFITFAKETVTASWKA, encoded by the coding sequence ATGCAGGGTTTCGTAATAGCCGGCACCCACAGCGGCTGCGGAAAGACGACCGTCACCCTCGGCATACTCGCGGCGCTGAGGCGGAGGGGCTGCTCGGTACAGTCGTTCAAGGCAGGGCCCGACTTCATCGATGCGGGCCTCCACCGGCTCATCACCGGCCGCGCCTCGCGGAACCTCGACCTCTGGATGTGCGGGGAGGAGAGCGTGATCGACTGCTTCGACCGGCATACGGGAGATGCCGATATCGCGGTGGTCGAAGGAGTGATGGGCCTGTACGACGGCGAGCAGAGCACCGCCGCCCTCGCCCGCGTTCTCCGCCTTCCGGTCGTTCTCGTCGTCGATGCCTACGGCATGGCCGAAAGCGCCGGGGCGATAGTACAAGGATTCGCACGCTATGGCGCGGATGCCTCTTCCGGACTCATTGCCGGAGTCCTCTTCAACCGCGTTGCGTCGGAGAGCCATTATGCCAGGCTGAAGGAGAGCGTTCGGGACGTTCCGGTCCTCGGCTGCCTGCCGAGGAGTCTCGATTTCGAGATCCCCCACCGCCACCTCGGCCTCGCTACAGCAGAGGAACATCCGATAGCCCGGGAGAATATCGGGAAGCTGGCCGATACGGTGCTGAGATACATCGATATGGACGCACTGGTGGCGAGAGCAGATCTCTCGATGCGCGGTAGTGGAGTAACCCCTCCCTGCCTCCCCTTACCTAAGGGGAGGAGCGAGGAGGGGTTACCGTCCACAATTAAGATCGCGGTCGCTTACGATAAGGCCTTCTGCTTCTACTATGAAGACAACCTCGATCTCCTGAGGGCTGCAGGCGCTGAGATCGTTCCGTTCAGTCCGCTGGCCGACTCCGCTCTTCCCGATGCGGCCGATGCCCTTTATATCGGAGGAGGCTATCCGGAGCTCTATGCAGCGGAGCTCGCCCGGAATGGCTCCCTGCGGGCTGCCCTTGCCGAGTGGTCCGGGTCGGGAAGGCCCCTGTACGCCGAATGCGGCGGTCTCATGTACCTCTCCCGGGGCATCCATGCGTTCGACGGCTCTTTTTTCCCTATGGTCGGAACGCTGCCGTTCGAGACCGTGATGAAAAAAGGCAGGGCGCACCTCGGCTACCGGAAGGTCGTTCTCGATAAGGACTGCATCCTCGGGAAGAAAGGGGAGGAGTGCAGGGGGCATGAGTTCCACTATTCCGAGATAAAGAAGAGCGCGGAAGCATCTTCCGATCTCGTATCTTCGGCTTACTCGGTTCAGGACAGGAGCGGACACGCGATCGGCGCCGAGGGATACAGCGTAAAAAATACCCTCGCGAGTTATATCCATATCCACTTCGGGAGCAATCCCGGCATTCCGGAACGCTTTATTACTTTCGCAAAGGAGACGGTGACGGCATCATGGAAAGCATAA
- a CDS encoding precorrin-8X methylmutase — protein sequence MESIILIGHGSPRKEANNLEHIGAMLHGMLHAGCSSDCVKVSYLQFTEPSIMDTITAQVKSGATKVILHPFFLSAGMHVTKDIPEMIEEARGRYPHVEFVYTEPLGTHEKLARIVMERIGAAQKGTPDDIEKRSFSIIEEELDLCDIPAEQRPIVQRIIHATADFEFKKSLVFHKDAVACGLTALREGKDILTDVEMVKTGINKKRLARWGGRVICAISDEEVRRRSEETGATRAEIAIEKGLGEHNVGIIAIGNAPTALLKTVELLTNGSWGMGHGARNDNQDMALAPCPLPLVIGVPVGFVNAFESKALLAAQQFPFITTLSRKGGTPVAVAAVNALLKMAEV from the coding sequence ATGGAAAGCATAATCCTCATAGGACACGGCAGCCCCAGGAAAGAGGCGAACAATCTCGAACATATCGGCGCCATGCTGCACGGCATGCTCCACGCCGGATGCAGCAGCGACTGCGTAAAGGTCTCGTACCTCCAGTTTACCGAGCCGTCTATCATGGATACCATCACCGCACAGGTGAAGAGCGGGGCGACGAAGGTCATTCTGCACCCCTTCTTCCTGAGCGCAGGGATGCATGTCACCAAGGACATCCCCGAGATGATCGAAGAGGCCCGGGGGCGGTATCCGCATGTCGAATTCGTTTACACCGAACCCCTCGGCACCCACGAGAAGCTGGCGCGCATCGTCATGGAGCGGATCGGCGCCGCGCAGAAAGGAACTCCCGACGATATCGAGAAGAGGAGCTTCTCCATCATCGAGGAGGAGCTCGACCTGTGCGACATCCCTGCCGAACAGCGCCCCATCGTGCAGCGCATCATTCACGCCACCGCGGATTTCGAGTTCAAGAAGAGCCTCGTGTTCCACAAGGATGCGGTCGCCTGCGGGCTCACGGCGCTGCGCGAGGGGAAAGACATCCTTACCGATGTCGAGATGGTCAAGACAGGGATCAACAAGAAGCGGCTTGCGCGCTGGGGAGGCAGGGTCATCTGCGCCATCTCCGACGAGGAGGTCCGCCGGCGCTCCGAAGAGACCGGGGCGACGAGGGCCGAGATCGCTATCGAGAAGGGGCTCGGCGAGCACAACGTCGGCATCATAGCGATCGGCAATGCCCCGACCGCTCTCCTTAAAACCGTAGAGCTTTTGACAAACGGGTCATGGGGCATGGGGCATGGGGCAAGAAATGATAACCAGGACATGGCCCTTGCCCCTTGCCCCTTGCCCCTCGTAATCGGCGTGCCGGTGGGGTTCGTCAATGCCTTCGAATCAAAGGCCCTGCTCGCTGCACAGCAGTTTCCCTTTATCACCACCCTGAGCAGGAAAGGCGGCACACCGGTGGCGGTGGCAGCAGTAAACGCTCTCTTGAAAATGGCGGAGGTGTGA
- the cobU gene encoding bifunctional adenosylcobinamide kinase/adenosylcobinamide-phosphate guanylyltransferase encodes MVTFVIGGARSGKSGFALQKASAAAGSKAYIATAQALDDEMRERIARHQQERTDAWTTIEEPLNLAASLTSARGAHSVLLVDCLTLWVSNLLVSEIGNIEERTDEFIAALEGSNGCAVYVVANEVGLGIVPDNLLARRFRDLAGALNQKVAAVAGEVFLVTAGIPLRIK; translated from the coding sequence GTGGTCACCTTCGTTATCGGCGGAGCGAGGAGCGGCAAAAGCGGGTTTGCGCTGCAGAAGGCATCGGCAGCAGCGGGGTCCAAGGCATATATTGCGACGGCGCAGGCGCTCGACGACGAGATGCGGGAGCGGATCGCGCGGCATCAGCAGGAGCGGACCGATGCATGGACGACGATCGAGGAGCCGCTTAACCTCGCCGCCTCTCTGACGTCTGCTCGGGGAGCCCACTCCGTGCTCCTCGTCGACTGCCTTACGCTCTGGGTATCGAACCTGCTCGTTTCCGAAATCGGGAATATAGAAGAGCGGACGGATGAATTTATCGCAGCGCTCGAGGGAAGCAATGGCTGCGCCGTTTATGTGGTTGCGAACGAGGTGGGTCTCGGCATTGTCCCGGACAATCTGCTCGCCCGCCGGTTCAGGGACCTTGCCGGCGCCCTCAACCAGAAGGTCGCCGCCGTCGCCGGCGAGGTATTCCTCGTGACCGCCGGGATACCGCTGCGCATAAAATAG